In a genomic window of Halostella litorea:
- a CDS encoding SDR family NAD(P)-dependent oxidoreductase, translating into MERFTDETALVTGAGSGIGRATARRLASEGANVVVSDIDEERGEDVVAAIEDDGGTATFVAADVADAEDVERLVEVAVDTYGSLDIAHNNAGILTGFEGVADIDEGDWEALIDVNLKGVWAGMKAQLPVMEEQGGGVIVNTASEAGLVGMGGLGNYVASKHGVVGLTKTAALEYAGRGVRVNAVAPGPTETNIQETMAGGSDPRELPFDTSAMSDVPMGRNADPEEMAGVVAFLCSDDASFVTGVTIPVDGGQAAD; encoded by the coding sequence ATGGAACGATTTACCGACGAGACGGCGCTCGTCACCGGAGCCGGATCGGGGATCGGACGCGCAACCGCCCGGCGTCTCGCCAGCGAGGGGGCGAACGTCGTGGTCTCGGACATCGACGAGGAACGCGGCGAGGACGTGGTCGCGGCCATCGAGGACGACGGCGGGACCGCCACCTTCGTCGCGGCCGACGTCGCCGACGCCGAGGACGTCGAGCGGTTGGTCGAGGTCGCGGTCGACACGTACGGAAGCCTCGACATCGCCCACAACAACGCCGGCATCCTCACCGGGTTCGAGGGCGTCGCCGACATCGACGAGGGCGACTGGGAGGCGCTCATCGACGTCAACCTGAAGGGCGTCTGGGCCGGGATGAAGGCCCAACTGCCGGTGATGGAGGAGCAGGGTGGGGGCGTCATCGTGAACACGGCCTCCGAGGCGGGGCTCGTCGGGATGGGCGGCCTCGGGAACTACGTCGCCAGCAAGCACGGCGTCGTGGGACTCACGAAGACGGCCGCCCTCGAGTACGCCGGCCGGGGCGTCCGCGTCAACGCGGTCGCGCCCGGCCCGACGGAGACGAACATCCAGGAGACGATGGCGGGCGGGTCGGACCCCCGCGAGTTGCCGTTCGACACGAGCGCCATGTCCGACGTGCCGATGGGCCGCAACGCCGACCCGGAGGAGATGGCCGGCGTCGTGGCGTTTCTCTGCTCCGACGACGCCTCCTTCGTGACCGGCGTCACCATCCCGGTCGACGGCGGGCAGGCGGCCGACTGA
- a CDS encoding inorganic phosphate transporter — MVTLLAAAGVLVAVFVGFNIGGSSTGVAFGPSVGSRLVRKTTAAALFTGFAFVGAWTVGRNVIDTMSSSIVPASQFSPVASVGVLFFTGASLLVSNLYGVPASTSMTAVGAIVGLGLATGTLNEALMFTIVSAWIVAPLVGFVVGAVIGRYLYPYLDRRIAFTRLDSHLIRLDRSGTVPRPRFNDDASIRDIVGSAAVVVIACYMGFSAGASNAANAVAPLVGSEGPLTVDQGVVLAVFAFGLGGFTIARRTLDTVGDDITELPILAALIVSVVGGTIITILSMLGIPASLAVSTTCCIIGLGWGRASRAATAVELATPDPGRDPDVEVSTGALAASRAEDAPTGPTVGDLARGETPPEEPPEELPEVPDIGEKAPPELDRKSLFDPAAVKRIAVLWVLTPTLAVAGSYPLFLLVL, encoded by the coding sequence ATGGTGACACTCCTCGCCGCGGCGGGCGTCCTCGTCGCGGTGTTCGTCGGATTCAACATCGGCGGGTCGTCGACCGGCGTCGCGTTCGGGCCGTCGGTCGGGAGCCGCCTCGTTCGGAAGACGACCGCCGCGGCGCTTTTCACGGGGTTTGCGTTCGTCGGCGCGTGGACCGTCGGGCGGAACGTCATCGACACGATGAGCAGCAGTATCGTGCCCGCCTCGCAGTTCTCCCCGGTCGCAAGCGTCGGCGTCCTCTTTTTCACCGGGGCGTCGCTGCTCGTCTCGAACCTCTACGGCGTCCCGGCCTCGACGTCGATGACGGCCGTCGGCGCCATCGTGGGGCTGGGGCTCGCGACCGGCACGCTCAACGAGGCGCTGATGTTCACCATCGTCTCGGCCTGGATCGTCGCGCCGCTCGTGGGGTTCGTCGTCGGCGCGGTCATCGGCCGGTATCTCTACCCGTACCTCGACCGCCGGATCGCGTTCACCCGGCTCGACTCGCACCTGATACGGCTGGACCGGTCCGGGACCGTGCCGCGCCCGCGGTTCAACGACGACGCGTCGATACGCGACATCGTCGGCTCCGCCGCGGTCGTTGTCATCGCCTGTTACATGGGCTTCTCCGCGGGGGCGTCGAACGCGGCGAACGCCGTCGCGCCGCTGGTCGGCTCGGAGGGGCCGCTGACCGTCGACCAGGGCGTGGTGCTCGCGGTCTTCGCGTTCGGCCTGGGCGGGTTCACCATCGCCAGGCGGACGCTGGACACCGTCGGCGACGACATCACCGAACTGCCGATCCTGGCGGCGCTCATCGTCTCGGTCGTCGGCGGGACCATCATCACGATCCTGTCGATGCTCGGCATCCCGGCGAGCCTGGCGGTGAGCACCACCTGCTGTATCATCGGCCTGGGCTGGGGGCGGGCGAGCCGTGCCGCGACGGCCGTCGAACTCGCGACGCCCGACCCGGGGCGCGATCCGGACGTCGAGGTGTCGACGGGGGCGCTCGCCGCCTCGCGGGCCGAGGACGCCCCCACCGGCCCGACGGTCGGGGACCTCGCTCGCGGCGAAACCCCGCCCGAGGAGCCGCCGGAGGAACTCCCGGAGGTCCCGGACATCGGCGAGAAGGCCCCCCCGGAGCTCGACCGGAAGAGCCTGTTCGACCCGGCCGCCGTCAAGCGCATCGCGGTGCTGTGGGTCCTCACGCCGACGCTCGCGGTGGCGGGGTCGTACCCCCTGTTCCTCCTCGTGCTGTAG